Genomic DNA from Sphingomonas lacunae:
CGTTGACCGCTCTGCCCTGTGGAAGGGCAAGCCGGTCAAGTCGCTGACCGAAGGTAAGCGCAAGACCGGTGGCCGCAACAATCAGGGCCATGTGACCTCGCGCGGGATCGCCGGAGGCCACAAGCAGCGCTATCGTTTCATCGATTTCAAGCGCCGCAAGTGGGACGTGCCCGCGACCGTCGAGCGTCTGGAGTATGACCCCAACCGCAGCGCGTTCATCGCCCTCATCACCTATGAGGACGGCGAACAGTCGTACATCATCGCTCCGCAGCGCCTCGCTGTCGGTGACAAGGTGGTTGCCGGCTCCAAGGTTGACGTGAAGCCTGGCAACGCGATGCTGTTGTCCCAGATTCCGGTCGGCACGATCATCCACAACATCGAGATGAAGCCGGGCAAGGGTGCGCAAATCGCCCGTTCGGCCGGCACCTACGCCCAGCTCGTCGGTCGTGACCGCGGCATGGTGATCGTGCGTCTCGGTTCGGGTGAACAGCGTTACGTCCGCGGCGACTGCATGGGCTCGATCGGTGCCGTGTCGAACCCCGACAACGCCAACACCAATCTCGCCAAGGCCGGTCGCAACCGCTGGCTGGGCAAGCGTCCGCTGACCCGCGGCGTTGCCAAGAACCCGGTCGACCACCCGCACGGCGGTGGTGAAGGCCGGACCTCGGGTGGCCGTCATCCGGTTACCCCGTGGGGCAAGCCGACAAAGGGTGCGCGCACCCGTCACAACAAGTCGACCGACAAGATGATCATCCGGTCGCGTCACGCGAAGAAGAAGAGGTAAGCCATGGCCCGCTCTGTCTGGAAGGGTCCGTTCGTCGAACTCAGCCTTCTCAAGAAGGCCGAGGCTGCTGCCGAAAACGGTGGCCGCACGCCGATCAAGACCTGGTCGCGTCGCTCGACCATTCTCCCCCAGTTCGTTGGTCTGACGTTCAACGTCTACAACGGACGCAAGCATGTCCCCGTCTCTGTGACGGAAGACATGGTCGGCATGAAGCTCGGTGAATTCGCACCGACCCGCTTCTTCCCCGGCCATGCCGCGGACAAGAAGGGCAAGCGCTAATGGGTAAGCCTGCTGCACCCCGCCGCGTTGGCGAAAAGGAAGCTTTGGCTGTCGGCACCACCATCCGTGGCTCGGCCCAGAAGCTCAACCTCGTTGCCGCGCTGATCCGTGGCCGCAAGGCCGAAGACGCGCTCAACGTCCTGACCTTCTCCAAGAAGGGCATGGCGGTTGACGTTCGCAAGGTTCTGGCTTCGGCCATCGCCAATGCGGAAAACAATCACAACCTCGATGTCGACGCGCTGGTCGTCAAGGAAGCCAGCGTTGGCAAGTCGATGACCATGAAGCGTTTCGCAACGCGCGGTCGCGGCAAGTCGACCCGGATCCTGAAGCCTTTCAGCCGCATCCGGATCGTCGTCGAGGAAAGGGAAGAGGCGTAAGATGGGCCACAAATCCAACCCGATCGGCCTGCGTCTCCAGGTCAACCGTACCTGGGACAGCCGCTGGTTCGCCGAACGCGGCGACTATGGCCGCATGCTTCTTGAAGACCTCAAGATCCGCAAGTTCGTGATGAAGACGCTGCCGCAGGCTGCCATTTCCAAGGTGGTCATCGAGCGTCCGGCCAAGCTGTGCCGCATCGCCATCTATGCCGCACGCCCCGGCGTGATCATCGGCAAGAAGGGCGCCGACATCGACAAGCTGAAGAAGCAGCTCCAGGCGATGACCGGCAGCGAAGTCAGCCTCAACATCGTCGAAATCCGCAAGCCGGAAGTCGATTCGAAGTTGGTGGCCCAAGGCATCGCTGATCAGCTCGAACGCCGGGTCGCCTTCCGTCGCGCCATGAAGCGCGCCGTGCAGTCGGCCATGCGTCTTGGCGCCGAAGGCATCCGGATCAACTGCGCCGGCCGTCTTGGCGGCGCGGAAATCGCCCGCACCGAATGGTATCGCGAAGGCCGCGTTCCGCTGCACACCCTGCGCGCGAACGTCGACTATGCCGAAGCCGAAGCCCACACTGCTTATGGCGTGTGCGGAATCAAGGTGTGGATCTTCAAGGGTGAGATCTTCGCCCATGATCCGATGGCCACTGACCGGCTGATGCTTGAGGCGCAGACCTCTGGCGTCCGCCCGGCACGCTGACGCCTTAGGATAGGAACAAGCAGATGCTTCAACCGAAAAAAATGAAGTTCCGCAAGGCGCACAAGGGCCGTATCCACGGCGCTGCCAAGGGCGGTACCGATCTCAACTTTGGCGCCTATGGCCTCAAGGCCCTGGAACCCGAGCGGATCACCTCGCGCCAGATCGAAGCGGCCCGCCGTGCGATCACGCGTCATATCAAGCGTCAGGGACGCTTGTGGATCCGTATCTTCCCGGACGTTCCGGTCAGCTCCAAGCCGGCCGAAGTCCGTATGGGTAAGGGCAAGGGCAGCACCGATTACTGGGCAGCCCGCGTCAAGCCTGGCCGCATCATGTTCGAGCTGGACGGCGTTCCCGGCCCGCTCGCCGCCGAGGCATTCAGCCGCGCGGCCATGAAGCTGCCGATCAAGACCAAGGTCGTGGCCCGTCTGGGCGACACCTCGCACCTCGGAGGCGAATGATCATGGCAAAGGTTACTGACGATCTGCGCCAGAAGAGCGACGACCAGCTGGCCGAAGCCCTGGGCGAATTGAAGCGCGAGGCGTTCAACCTGCGTTTCCAGGCGGCCACCGGCCAGCTTGAGCGCCCGGCGCGTGTGCGTGAAGTGCGTCGCACCATCGCCCGCATCAAGACCCTGCAGACCCAGCGCTCCGCCGCTGGCGCAGCGAACTGAAGGACAGACTGATGCCGAAGCGCATTCTTCAGGGCACTGTGGTGTCCGACAAGGGCGACAAGACCGTGGTGGTCAAGGTGGAGCGCCGGGTGAAGCACCCGCTCTATGCCAAGATCATCCGTCTTTCGAAGAAGTATCACGCCCATGACGAGGGCAACGAGTTTCGCGAAGGCGAGACCGTCCGGATCGAGGAGACCCGGCCGATCTCGAAGCAGAAGACCTGGCGTGTGCTCGACCGTGTCGACACGCACACCAAGCCGAAGGCCGCGGCGGAAGCCTGAGCCCCCTTTCGCGGGAATGTTTTTGGAACTCCCGGACTTGTTCCGGAAAGCCAGTTGAGAAGGAAGCGGATCAATGATCCAGATGCAATCCAACCTCGACGTCGCGGACAACAGTGGCGCGAAGCGCGTCCAGTGCATCAAGGTACTGGGTGGCTCCAAGCGTCGCACCGCCGGCGTCGGCGACATCATCGTGGTGTCGGTCAAGGACGCGAGCCCGCGTGGCCGCGTGAAGAAGGGTGACGTGCACCGTGCCGTCATCGTGCGTACTGCCAAGGACATCCGCCGTCCCGACGGTTCGGTGATCCGGTTCGATTCGAACGCGGCCGTCCTGATCAACAAGAATCAGGAGCCGATCGGCACACGCATCTTTGGCCCGGTGGTCCGCGAACTGCGTGCGCGCGGTGCGATGAAGATCATCAGCCTGGCTCCGGAGGTGTTGTAACCATGGCATCCGCCAAGATCAAAAAGGGTGACACCGTCGTCGTCCTGTCCGGCAAGGACAAGGGCAAGACCGGTGCCGTGACCCAGGTTCTCCCGCGCGAAGGCAAGCTTGTCGTCGCCGGCGTGAACATCGCCACGCGTCATCGCAAGCCGACCCAGACCAACCCGCAGGGTGGCCTGGAGCGCAGCGAAGCCCCGATGGCCATCTCCAAGGTGGCGATCGCCGACCCGAAGACCGGTCAGGCCACGCGCGTCCGTTTCGAAACCCGCGACGGCAAGAAGGTCCGTGTCGCCGTCAAGTCCGGGGAGCTGATCAATGGGTGATCGCTACATTCCGCGCCTCAAGCGCGATTATGACGAGCGCATCGTCAAGGCCATGGTCGAAAAGTTCGGCTACACCAACCCGATGGCGGTTCCCCGCCTCGACAAGATTGTCCTCAACATGGGCGTCGGTGAAGCCACGCAGGACAAGAAAAAGGTCGAGACGGCGGCTGCCGAGCTGGAACTGATCGCTGGCCAGAAGCCGGTCATCACGAAGGCGAAGAAGTCCATCGCGACGTTCAAGCTGCGCGAAGGCATGCCGATCGGCGTCAAGGTCACGCTGCGCCGTGAGCGCATGTATGAATTCCTTGACCGTCTCGTCACCATCGCGATGCCCCGCATCCGCGACTTCCGTGGCCTGAATCCGAAGAGCTTCGACGGTCGTGGCAATTATGCCATGGGCCTGAAAGAGCAGCTGATCTTCCCGGAAATCAGCTACGACAAGATCGAAAAGGTCCGCGGCATGGACATCATCATCGCCACCTCGGCGAAGACCGATGACGAAGCCCGCGAGCTGCTGCGTCTGTTCAACTTCCCCTTCCCCAAGGAAGGTGAAGAGAAGCAGGCCGCCTGAACCCATAACGCGCTGCCCTTCGCCGGGCAGCGGACAAAGGAAAAGTGAACTTAAGTCATGGCGAAACTGAGTTCGATCAACAAGAATGAGAAGCGCAAGCAGCTGGCGAAGAAGTACGCCGGTCGTTACGCGCGGCTGAAGGCTCAGGCAAAGGATGAGTCGCTCGATGAAACCGAGCGCCTGATCGCCCGCCTCAAGATGGCGGAAGTGCCGCGCAACGGTAATCCGACGCGCATCCGCAACCGCTGCGAGCTGACCGGCCGTCCGCGCGCTTACTACCGCAAGTTCCGGCTTTGCCGCGTCCAGTTGCGTGATCTGGCCAACAAGGGCCTGATCCCTGGCGTCGTCAAGTCGAGCTGGTAAGGATCATACGAAATGGCAATGACCGATCCTTTGGGTGATATGCTCACCCGTATCCGTAACGGCCAGCGCGCCAAGATGGACAGCGTGATCACGCCGGCTTCCAAGCTGCGTGCCCGCGTCCTCGACGTGCTGCAGCGCGAAGGCTACATCCGTGGCTATAACGAAGTGCTGCTCGGCCGCTTTGAACAGCACAAGGGCATTCGCATCGAGCTGAAATATTTCGAAGGCGAACCGGCGATCAAGCATGTCGCGCGCATTTCGAAGCCCGGCCGCCGCGTCTATTCCGGCTCGAAGGAACTGCCGCGGGTCAAGGGTGGCCTTGGCATCACCATCGTCTCGACGCCCCGCGGTGTCCTGTCGGATGCCGAAGCCCGCGACGCCAACGTCGGCGGCGAAGTCCTGGCGGAGGTGTTCTGATATGTCACGTATCGGCAAAAGGCCTGTGGCCATCCCCGGTGGCGTGACCGCCACCATCGACAACGGTATGCTTGCTGTGAAGGGCCCGAAGGGTTCGCTCAGCATGCCCCTGGCGGACGACGTCACCTACACGCTCGAGGACGGCGCCATCAGTGTGAAGCCGGCCAACGCCACCAAGCGGGCGCGCTCCTTCTGGGGCATGCAGCGCACGCTGGTGCAGAACCTCGTGACCGGTGTTACCGACGGCTTCACCAAGGTGCTCGAAATCACCGGTGTCGGCTATCGTGCGACGGCCCAGGGCAAGGTGCTCAAGCTGCAGCTCGGATACAGCCACGACGTCAACTTCGACGTGCCGGACGGCATCGAGATCAAGACGCCGGACAACACCACCGTGGAAATCACGGGCATCGACAAGCAGAAGGTCGGGCAGGTTGCTGCCGAAATCCGTCGCTGGCGCAAGCCGGAACCCTATAAGGGCAAGGGCATCAAGTACCGCGGCGAATTCATCTTCCGCAAGGAAGGGAAGAAGAAGTAATGGCACTGAAACGCACATCTTTCGACAAGCGCCGCCAGCGCGTGCGCACCGCCATCCGCAAGCGGGCGGGCGATCGCAAGCGTCTGTCGATCCATCGCTCGGGCCGTCACATCTACGTCCAGCTCATCGACGATGCAGCCGGCGTGACGCTCGCTTCGGCCTCGACGCTCGAAAAGGATGCCCGTGGCACCTCGGGCGCCAATGTCGCGGCGGCTGCCGAAGTCGGCAAGCGCATCGCCGAAGCGGCCAAGGCCGCTGGCGTGACCCGGGTCGTGTTCGACCGTGGGGGCTTCCTGTTCCATGGTCGCGTCAAGGCGCTGGCCGATGCCGCCCGTGAAGGCGGATTGGAGTTCTGAACATGGCTGACGTTACTGAAATCCAGAGCCAGGACGGCGCTCCCGCCGATGCTCCGCGCGGCCGTGGCCGTGGTCGTGGCGGTCAGGGCCAGGGTCGCGAAGGCGGCCGTGGTCGTGGCGACCGTGACCGTCGTCCCCGCAACGCCGAGGAAGAAGGCGGCGAGGAGTTCATCGAGAAGCTGGTCCACATCAACCGCGTCTCCAAGACGGTGAAGGGCGGCAAGCGCTTTGGTTTCGCCGCGCTGGTCGTCGTCGGTGACGGCAAGGGCCGTGCAGGCTTTGGCCATGGCAAGGCCCGCGAAGTGCCGGAAGCCATCTCGAAGGCCACTGCCGCCGCCAAGAAGGCGATGGTTCGCGTGCCGCTCAAGGAAGGCCGCACCCTGCACCATGACGGCGTCGGCCACTTCGGTGCCGGTCTCGTCAACGTGCGTTCGGCCCCTCAGGGCACCGGCATCATCGCCGGTGGTCCGATGCGCGCCGTGTTCGAATCGCTTGGCGTCGCTGACGTCGTGTCGAAGTCGAACGGCACCTCGAACCCCTACAACATGGTCCGCGCCACATTCGAGGCGCTCAAGACCCAGACCAGCCCCAAGGCTGTTGCCCAGCGTCGTGGCAAGAAGGTCGCCGACCTTCTCCGCCGCGGGGCCGGCGTGACTGCCCGTGAAGCTGATGCTGATGCGGCCCTGACGGAGTAATCGAGCCATGGCTGACAAGAAGACCTTCAAGGTGAAGCAGGTCGGTTCTCCGATCCGCCGCCCCAAGTCACAGACTGCCATCCTGATCGGCCTCGGCCTGAACAAGATGCACCGCGTCGTCGAATTGGAAGACACGCCCGCGACGCGCGGCATGGTCGCCAAGGTCGCGCACATGGTGCAGGTCGTCGACTGACATTGACTTTCCCCGGCTATCAGCCGATGGGCGGGGTGAATGGAACGGGGTGGGGCTTATCAGCCGCCACCCTTTTCCCATTTTTTGGCGCGAACAAAGCGAAAGCGAGTGCAAGACATGAAACTGAACGAACTGCGTGACAATGATGGTGCCCGCAAGGGCCGGATGCGCGTCGGACGCGGAATTGGCTCGGGCAAGGGCAAGACCGCCGGTCGCGGTCAAAAGGGTGCCAAGGCGCGCTCGGGTGTTGCCATCAACGGCTTCGAAGGCGGCCAGATGCCGCTCCACATGCGCATTCCGAAGCGCGGCTTCAACAATATCTTCGGCAAGGACTATGCCATCGTCAACCTGGGCATGGTCCAGAAGCTGATTGACGCCGGCAAGCTCGACGCCAAGGCCGTCATTGACCATGCCGCCCTCAAGGCCGCTGGCGTTGCCCGTGGCGGCAAGGACGGCGTCCGTCTGCTCGGCAAGGGTGAGCTGACCACCAAGAAGCTGAACTTCAAGGTTGCCGGCGCCTCGGCTGGCGCGGTTACCGCGGTCGAAGCAGCTGGCGGTTCGGTCGAACTGCCGGCCGCTGCTCCGGCCAGCGAAGGCTGAGTCATTGCGGGCGGGGGCTTGCGTCCCCGCCCGTCCCGCCCCATTTGTCGGGGCACGGGTAGGGGTGGACCTGCGGACTGGCTGATGGCGTGACGACGCAGCCGCCGGCAACAAGCAAGACCCTCCTTTACCCGTCGGAATGTTGCCCTTAACGGGTAACAGCATTGCCCGGTCCAGACATTGCGGCTGCCGGGCCTTATCGAGGCAGTCATCATGGCATCTCGCGCCGATCAAATGGCGATGAATCTGGACCTGAGCAAATTCGGTCAGGCGACCGAATTGAAGAACCGCTTGTGGTTCACGCTCGGTGCGCTCGTCATTTTCCGTTTCCTCAGCTTTGTTCCGCTGCCCGGTGTCGATCCGGTGGCGATGAACCTGCTCTACACCCAAACGGCTTCGGGCGGCATTCTCGACCTGCTCAACACTTTCTCTGGCGGCAGCCTGGAGCGCATGAGCATCATCGCGCTCGGCGTCATGCCCTATATCACCGCCTCCATTGTCGTGCAGCTGGCATCCGCCCTGTCGCCTACCCTTGCCGCTCTGAAGAAAGAGGGTGAGGCGGGACGCAAGAAGCTCAACCAATATACCCGTTACGGCACGGTCTTCCTGACCATCATCCAGGGGTATTTCATCGCCACCAGCCTTGAGGCGCAATCGGCTCAGAACGCGATCCAGGCGGTCATCAATCCCGGCCTCACCTTCCAGATTTCAGCTATTGTCAGCCTGGTGGGCGGCACGCTGTTCCTGATGTGGCTTGGCGAGCAGATTACCAGCCGTGGGATCGGCAATGGCGTTTCGCTGATCATCATGGCCGGCATCGTTGCCACCCTGCCGCGCACCTTGGCCCAGTTGTTTGAACAGGGACGCACCGGTGCGATGAGTGGCATGGTCATTCTGGCCCTGCTGGTTGGCCTGTTTGCCACCATCTGGTTCATCAGTTTCATGGAGCGTTCGCAGCGCCGGGTCCTGGTGCAATATCCCAAGCGCGCCACGGCCCAGGGTATGGCGCAGCAAGAGCGCAGCCACTTGCCGCTCAAGGTCAACACTGCGGGCGTGATCCCGCCGATCTTTGCCTCTTCTCTGTTGCTGATGCCGTTGACGATCACTCAGGCACTGGGCCAGCGGGTCGATGAAAGCACGACCTGGGGCAGCACCCTGTTGACCCTCAACCAACTGTTTGCCCACGGGCAGCCCCTGTACATGTCGCTCTATGCTGTCGGCATCATCTTCTTTGCCTTTTTCTACGTCGCGGTCGTCTTCAATCCTGAGGAAACCGCCGACAATCTGAAGCGGCAGGGTGGATTCATCCCCGGCTACCGTCCGGGCACCGCGACCAGCGACTATCTGGACTATGTGCTCACGCGCATCACCGTCATCGGTGCGGCCTATCTGGCGGTGGTCTGCCTCATCCCTGAATGGGTGACGGCCTCGACCGGTGTCGGTCTGGCGCTTGGTGGCACCAGCCTGCTGATTCTGGTCAACGTCACCATCGACACGGTGTCGCAGATGCAGGGCCATTTGATGGCGCACCAATATGCCGACCTGATCAAGAAGGCTAAGCTCAAGGGCCGCATGCGCTGATCGGCAAAGCCGACAGACAGACGGGCCAGCCAAAAGGGGAAGACAACGCCGATGGCCATCGACATCATCCTGCTCGGCCCGCCGGGGGCCGGCAAGGGCACCCAGGCAACGCGGTTGCAGGACGAGCATGGCATGGTCCAGCTATCGACTGGCGACATGCTGCGTGCAGCCGTCAAGGCGGGCACGCCGATCGGCCTCCAGGCCAAAGCGGTGATGGAAGCAGGCGAACTTGTCTCTGACGAAATCGTCTCCGGCCTGATAGGCGAAAAGCTTGATGAACTGGGGCCGGACACGCCGGTGATCTTTGACGGCTATCCGCGCACCGCAGCCCAGGCCGAATCGCTCGATGTGCTGCTCTCGACCAGGGGGCGCACGCTCGATCATGTGATTGAACTCGACGTCGACGAAGATGCACTGGTCGAACGGATCACTGGCCGTTTCACCTGCGCCAGTTGCGGCGAAGGTTATCACGACCGGTTCAAGCAGCCCGTTGTCGAAGGCACCTGCGACAAATGCGGCAGCCATGAATTCAAGCGTCGGCCCGACGACAATGAGGAAACGGTGCGCACCCGCATGGCGGAATATCGCGCCAAGACGGCGCCGATCCTGCCCATCTATGAAGCGCGCGGCATTGTCTCGCGCGTTGATGGCATGGCCAGCATGGATGCGGTGAACAGCGCCATTGAGGCCATTCTCAAACCGGCCTGATCATGGCACCATCCCCCTTATGCCGGCCGCTACATCAGCCGCCATGCCCAAGAGGATGATGAGGACCATGGCCCAGTTTGTGATCCGGAGCGCCCTGGCCCCTGCTGCGGCGCTGATGCTTGCCATGGTCACCGTGCCTGTGGCAGCCGAAGTCGTCAGCAGCGACGAATATGGCTTTTCCATCCGCATTGAGCGCAGCACCAACGCGGCTCCTGACGCAGCCTTTGCCTTGCTGGCCAACCCCGCCCGCTGGTGGGCGGACACGCACACCTGGAGCGGGGATGCCGATGCGATGAGCATTCAGCCACAGGCGGCGGGTGCCTGTTGGTGCGAACTGTTGCCCAATTTCGGGTCGGTCGAACATGGTCATGTCATCCGTTGGGATCCCGAACATGGCCGTATCCAGTTCCGGGCCGAACTGGGCCCGCTGCAAAACCTCCCGGTCAATGGCAAACTCGAATGGATTGTGACCGCCGCCCCGGACGGCAGCACGCGTGTGGCCATGCGCTATGAAGTGGCAGGCCGTGGCATGGCTGATCCTGATGCGCTTTCCCAGGCGGTCGACCGGGTGCTGACCGAACAGGTTGAGCGGTTTGTCCGCGTCGCCAACGGCGGCAGTGCATCAGACTCCTGAAGCCGAGGCTATCCGGCCCCGAACCCCATCAACTCCGGCAATCTTCGATCACTCGCGCGAGTTCGGGTTGGGTGGGAACGATGATTGGCGCTTGACGAGTGGCCTCGATCAAAAAGCGACCGCGGCTGTAGATAAGCTGGTCCCACAACGGATCCGCCGCCGGGAGGGTGGCGGTCAACATGCGGTGCGCGGTGTCGATGCGGATCGGCAGCGACCGTTCGGCAAAACTGTTGCGGATGTTCAGCATGACCGCCATGTCTGCTGGGATCACGCCTGCCCGCGCCAGGGTGATTTGCCCATTCGTGCAGCTGATGCTGGCCTGAACCGGGCCTGATCCGCTGACGAATCGGGCCATGCTGCCGCGCTGGGAGGATGCATAATGCCATTCACCCGGAGCGACATCAGCGACTGACCAGTCGCCACTGTAGCGATCCACAGTCGGAGGCGTCACGGGAAAGGATGGCGCCGGGGCCGGTGCAGGCGCGGCGACCGGACGGGGCGGTGCCACCGGCGCAGAGGGGCCGACGCAACTGGCCAGCAGCGGGATCAGGGCAAAGGTTGGGAGGAGCCGTATCATGCGCCGGTTATGCCGCCATGAGCCGCGGTCGGCAAGCATTGCTCAAACCGCCGGCAATGCCCAGTCGACGGGTGACACCCCCTGATCCGCAAGCCATTGGTTCGCTTGCGAAAAATGGCGGCAGCCGAGGAAGCCGTTATGCGCTGACAAGGGAGATGGGTGCGCCGCGGTCAGCACCAGATGCCGCTGCCGGTCAACAAAGGCGGCCTTGCGCTGGGCATAGGCGCCCCACAAAAGGAACACGACCGGTTGTTCCCGTTCATTGACGATGCGGATGACGGCATCGGTAAAGCGTTCCCACCCCTTCCCGGCGTGGCTCGCCGCCTGACCGGCCTCAACCGTCAGCACGCTGTTGAGCAGCAGCACGCCCTGCCGGGCCCAATGGTCCAGGAACCCGTGGCACGACCGGGCGATGCCCAGGTCCGCTTCCAGTTCCTTGAAGATGTTGACCAGACTGGGCGGGATGCGGACGTTGGGGCGAACCGAAAAACACAGGCCATGCGCCTGCCCCGGCCCATGATAGGGGTCCTGGCCAAGGATCACGATCCGCACCGCTTCGGGCGGCGTCAGTTCCAGTGCCCGGAACCATTCCCCGCCCCTGGGATAGATGGTCTTCCCGGCCGCCTTTTCCGCAACAAGGAAGGCGCGCAATTGCGCCATATAATCGGCGTCAAATTCGGGTTGCAGCGGCTCGCGCCATTCGGGACGCAGGGCGACAGAGGCGGCGGTGCTCATGCTCTCCGGCCTGCCGGGCGGGCCAGACCAAGTCAAGCGCTGCGGTTCTGTCGTCGCGCACCGCCAGCCGGGCGTAGGCTGCCGAGCCTGCACCAGCCCGCTTCGCCTGGCCGTTGCACCTCCCAGAACAGCCAGCCATTGGTCGCGCTGCCGGTAATCATCCTGGCCGCCTGTGACGGGCTGGTCCGCCGGGAACCACTCTCGCGGTCGAACCAGCGGCCCTCGATAATTTCTGCGAAATACGTCTTTCCCTTGAATGTAGCGCGCAACAGGCTGCCATTGGGCAGCGACACACCCTTCCAGGCCAGTTCCGGCGCGACATGGCCACCCCGCACCCCCTTGCGAGAATGGAGCGCGGCATGATCGGCCATCAGTCGCTCAATCACCTTGTCGAGCGTATCACGCTCATTCTCCAACAGGCCGGTGAGGCGCTGCCAATTCTGAAAACTGATATCAATCTGCATCCGCCCCGCGTCCCCATGTCGCGACTCGATATGCTGTGATTACGCATTTGTTGTTACGATGGCGAGTCGATCAATAGATAAGGAAAGGCGCCCGGCGTTCAGCGAAGCGGGCCAGCCCATCTTCCCAGCCCGCCTCAATTGTGGCGATTGATGTGCCATCGAGCAGGGCTGGACGGACCCATGCCTGGCCAATCAGCCGATCGAAGAAGGGCGGACCGCCTTCAAGGAAGCGGACCTGAGCGGGGTAAAGGCGCAGAAGCGCCGAGATGATCGTCAATCCGGTGCGGACTGGCCGGAAAGCGGAACCCTCGCTGGCCCATATTTCAACCCCTTCACAGGGCTGGCCGGCATATTTGGATGCCGTCGGTGTGAACAGGGCCGGGTCGAACTCGACACCTGCCAGTCCCGCTTGCGCCAGGGCCGCCGCCAGGGCCTCGCCCTTGATGAAGGGAGCGCCGATGGTTTCGAACGGGCGGTCGCTGCCTCTCCCCTCCGACACATTGAGCCCCTCGATCAGCACGGTGCCAGGATAGGTGATGATGGCTGACGGTGAGCGCAGGTTCGGAGAGGGCGGGACAAAGGGCAGCTGGCCGGCAAGGAAGGGTTCGAAACCGTCACTTCGGTTCCAGCCGAGCATCGGCACGATGTGAAGACCGGCACCGATTCCCGCCTCCCGGTTGATCATCCCGGCGAGTTCGCCAAAGGTCAGGCCATGCCGCAGCGGCACATCATGGGCGCCGACAAAGCTGGCGAGCGCCGGATCGAGCATCGGCCCTTCCATCTGCTCTCCGCCGAGCGGATTGGGACGGTCAGCGACGATAACCTGTGTCCCGGTGCTGGCCGCAACACGGAGCAGGGCTGCCAGCGTTGAGCTGTAGGTGAAGGGACGCGCACCGCAGTCCTGAAGATCGACCACCACTGCATCGACCCCGCCAACCAGCGCCGAGTCTGGTTCGCGGCGCGCACCATAGAGACTGTGCACTGCGAGGCCGGTGGCGCTGTCCAC
This window encodes:
- the secY gene encoding preprotein translocase subunit SecY — translated: MASRADQMAMNLDLSKFGQATELKNRLWFTLGALVIFRFLSFVPLPGVDPVAMNLLYTQTASGGILDLLNTFSGGSLERMSIIALGVMPYITASIVVQLASALSPTLAALKKEGEAGRKKLNQYTRYGTVFLTIIQGYFIATSLEAQSAQNAIQAVINPGLTFQISAIVSLVGGTLFLMWLGEQITSRGIGNGVSLIIMAGIVATLPRTLAQLFEQGRTGAMSGMVILALLVGLFATIWFISFMERSQRRVLVQYPKRATAQGMAQQERSHLPLKVNTAGVIPPIFASSLLLMPLTITQALGQRVDESTTWGSTLLTLNQLFAHGQPLYMSLYAVGIIFFAFFYVAVVFNPEETADNLKRQGGFIPGYRPGTATSDYLDYVLTRITVIGAAYLAVVCLIPEWVTASTGVGLALGGTSLLILVNVTIDTVSQMQGHLMAHQYADLIKKAKLKGRMR
- the ung gene encoding uracil-DNA glycosylase produces the protein MSTAASVALRPEWREPLQPEFDADYMAQLRAFLVAEKAAGKTIYPRGGEWFRALELTPPEAVRIVILGQDPYHGPGQAHGLCFSVRPNVRIPPSLVNIFKELEADLGIARSCHGFLDHWARQGVLLLNSVLTVEAGQAASHAGKGWERFTDAVIRIVNEREQPVVFLLWGAYAQRKAAFVDRQRHLVLTAAHPSPLSAHNGFLGCRHFSQANQWLADQGVSPVDWALPAV
- a CDS encoding DUF4357 domain-containing protein, coding for MQIDISFQNWQRLTGLLENERDTLDKVIERLMADHAALHSRKGVRGGHVAPELAWKGVSLPNGSLLRATFKGKTYFAEIIEGRWFDRESGSRRTSPSQAARMITGSATNGWLFWEVQRPGEAGWCRLGSLRPAGGARRQNRSA
- the rpmD gene encoding 50S ribosomal protein L30, whose protein sequence is MADKKTFKVKQVGSPIRRPKSQTAILIGLGLNKMHRVVELEDTPATRGMVAKVAHMVQVVD
- a CDS encoding SRPBCC family protein yields the protein MAQFVIRSALAPAAALMLAMVTVPVAAEVVSSDEYGFSIRIERSTNAAPDAAFALLANPARWWADTHTWSGDADAMSIQPQAAGACWCELLPNFGSVEHGHVIRWDPEHGRIQFRAELGPLQNLPVNGKLEWIVTAAPDGSTRVAMRYEVAGRGMADPDALSQAVDRVLTEQVERFVRVANGGSASDS
- the rplO gene encoding 50S ribosomal protein L15, with amino-acid sequence MKLNELRDNDGARKGRMRVGRGIGSGKGKTAGRGQKGAKARSGVAINGFEGGQMPLHMRIPKRGFNNIFGKDYAIVNLGMVQKLIDAGKLDAKAVIDHAALKAAGVARGGKDGVRLLGKGELTTKKLNFKVAGASAGAVTAVEAAGGSVELPAAAPASEG
- a CDS encoding adenylate kinase — encoded protein: MAIDIILLGPPGAGKGTQATRLQDEHGMVQLSTGDMLRAAVKAGTPIGLQAKAVMEAGELVSDEIVSGLIGEKLDELGPDTPVIFDGYPRTAAQAESLDVLLSTRGRTLDHVIELDVDEDALVERITGRFTCASCGEGYHDRFKQPVVEGTCDKCGSHEFKRRPDDNEETVRTRMAEYRAKTAPILPIYEARGIVSRVDGMASMDAVNSAIEAILKPA
- the rpsE gene encoding 30S ribosomal protein S5, whose protein sequence is MADVTEIQSQDGAPADAPRGRGRGRGGQGQGREGGRGRGDRDRRPRNAEEEGGEEFIEKLVHINRVSKTVKGGKRFGFAALVVVGDGKGRAGFGHGKAREVPEAISKATAAAKKAMVRVPLKEGRTLHHDGVGHFGAGLVNVRSAPQGTGIIAGGPMRAVFESLGVADVVSKSNGTSNPYNMVRATFEALKTQTSPKAVAQRRGKKVADLLRRGAGVTAREADADAALTE
- a CDS encoding exo-beta-N-acetylmuramidase NamZ family protein; amino-acid sequence: MGALRPSRRQVGQGLAGAAVAAMAAPGLSATPASADPQPLLTGLERLVGDHADHIAGKRIALLTHAAAVDRHGVRAVDRLAAHAGDRLAFLLSPEHGLDSRAAAGASVGDTVDSATGLAVHSLYGARREPDSALVGGVDAVVVDLQDCGARPFTYSSTLAALLRVAASTGTQVIVADRPNPLGGEQMEGPMLDPALASFVGAHDVPLRHGLTFGELAGMINREAGIGAGLHIVPMLGWNRSDGFEPFLAGQLPFVPPSPNLRSPSAIITYPGTVLIEGLNVSEGRGSDRPFETIGAPFIKGEALAAALAQAGLAGVEFDPALFTPTASKYAGQPCEGVEIWASEGSAFRPVRTGLTIISALLRLYPAQVRFLEGGPPFFDRLIGQAWVRPALLDGTSIATIEAGWEDGLARFAERRAPFLIY